One part of the Populus alba chromosome 18, ASM523922v2, whole genome shotgun sequence genome encodes these proteins:
- the LOC118054153 gene encoding putative pentatricopeptide repeat-containing protein At3g23330: protein MHLTAAKNILCNKATYDSLVFKFMECDFITLKMRCPSLNYRFCPRHTSSMKLPNKPRSSSTSLLISFGPNFSVSAAALSTIEPSPTRDCNPTNPQNSPAHLPEANTKISRKFWSPNLPNLNDKSESNVTSSPVRFDEKERLKRYSVMLRECASKGDVKGGKAIHGNLITSGVELDSHLWVSLINFYAKCRSRLFARKVLAEMPQRDVVSWTALISGFVNEGCGSEGVSLYCEMRKENVRANEFALATALKACSMCLNLEFGKQVHVEAIKAGLLLDLFVGSALVDLYARCGEMELAERLFFGMPEKNGVSWNALLNGYAQLGDGKKVLKLFCKMKECETKFSKFTLSTVLKGCANTGSLREGKVLHALALRSGCEIDEFLGCSLVDMYSKCGTVYDALKVFTKIRNPDVVAWSAMITGLDQQGHGQEAAELFHLMRRKGVRPNQFTLSSLVSTATNMGDLRYGQSIHGCICKYGFESDNLVSNPLIMMYMKSRCVEDGNKVFEAMTNQDLVSWNALLSGFYDSQTCGRGPRIFYQMLLEGFKPNMFTFISVLRSCSSLLDSEFGKQVHAHIIKNSSDGDDFVGTALVDMYAKARCLEDAGVAFDRLVNRDVFSWTVIISGYAQTDQAEKAVKYFRQMQREGIKPNEYTLASCLSGCSHMATLENGRQLHAVAVKAGHFGDIFVGSALVDMYGKCGCMEHAETIFKGLISRDIVSWNTIISGYSQHGQGEKALEAFRLMLSEGIMPDEATFIGVLSACSFMGLVEEGKKRFDSMSKIYGINPSIEHYACMVDILGRAGKFNEVKIFIEEMNLTPYPLIWETVLGACKLHGNVDFGEKAAKKLFEMEPMMDSSYILLSNIFASKGRWDDVRNIRALMTLRGIKKEPGCSWVEIDGQVHVFLSQDGSHPKMKEIYAKLDKLGQSLMSIGYVPKTEVALHNVSDKEKMEHLYYHSERLALSFALLSTDAVKPIRIFKNLRICEDCHDFMKLISDITNQEIVVRDIKRFHHFKRGTCSCQDRW from the coding sequence ATGCATCTGACAGCGGCCAAAAACATACTTTGCAACAAGGCCACCTACGACTCTCTAGTGTTCAAATTCATGGAATGCGACTTCATTACCCTGAAAATGCGCTGCCCGTCACTAAATTATCGATTCTGCCCTAGACATACTTCTTCTATGAAGTTACCCAACAAGCCCCGTTCAAGTTCAACTTCGTTGTTGATTTCTTTTGGGCCAAATTTTTCCGTTTCTGCTGCCGCTCTCAGTACTATTGAACCCAGCCCCACGAGAGATTGCAATCCCACCAATCCTCAAAACTCGCCGGCTCACCTCCCTGAGGCTAATACAAAGATATCCAGAAAGTTTTGGAGTCCGAATTTGCCTAATCTAAATGATAAAAGTGAAAGTAACGTAACCAGCAGCCCTGTGAGGTTTGATGAAAAGGAGAGGCTAAAACGATATTCTGTTATGCTGCGTGAGTGTGCTTCAAAAGGGGATGTAAAAGGGGGGAAGGCTATTCATGGGAACTTGATTACAAGTGGAGTGGAGCTAGATTCACATTTGTGGGTTTCTTTGATAAATTTCTACGCAAAATGTAGGAGCCGATTATTTGCACGCAAGGTGCTTGCTGAAATGCCCCAGCGAGACGTTGTATCATGGACTGCGCTGATTTCTGGATTTGTGAATGAAGGCTGTGGAAGTGAGGGCGTTAGTCTATATTGCGAAATGAGAAAGGAGAATGTAAGGGCCAATGAGTTTGCATTGGCTACTGCATTGAAAGCTTGCTCTATGTGCTTGAATTTAGAGTTTGGAAAGCAGGTCCACGTGGAAGCAATTAAAGCTGGATTGCTATTGGATTTGTTTGTCGGGTCTGCGCTTGTTGACCTTTATGCTAGATGTGGAGAGATGGAACTTGCTGAAAGGTTGTTCTTTGGCATGCCTGAGAAGAATGGCGTGTCGTGGAATGCTCTGCTCAATGGTTATGCTCAACTGGGCGATGGGAAGAAGGTTTTGAAGTTGTTTTGTAAAATGAAAGAGTGTGAAACAAAGTTTAGTAAATTCACTTTGTCTACTGTCTTAAAAGGCTGTGCTAACACAGGGAGTTTAAGAGAAGGCAAAGTACTGCATGCTCTGGCACTCAGAAGTGGGTGTGAGATTGATGAATTTCTGGGTTGCAGTCTTGTTGATATGTATTCAAAGTGTGGGACGGTTTATGATGCATTAAAAGTGTTTACAAAGATAAGAAATCCTGATGTAGTGGCCTGGAGTGCGATGATCACTGGCCTTGATCAGCAAGGCCATGGCCAAGAAGCGGCTGAGTTATTTCATCTGATGAGACGCAAAGGAGTTAGACCTAACCAATTTACCCTTTCTAGTCTTGTTAGCACGGCTACTAATATGGGTGACCTGCGTTACGGTCAAAGCATTCATGGTTGTATATGCAAATACGGGTTTGAATCTGATAATTTAGTCAGCAATCCATTGATCATGATGTACATGAAAAGCAGGTGTGTGGAAGATGGTAACAAGGTGTTTGAGGCAATGACCAATCAAGATTTAGTTTCTTGGAATGCCCTTTTATCTGGATTCTATGACTCACAGACTTGCGGTAGAGGACCAAGAATCTTCTACCAGATGCTCTTGGAAGGTTTCAAGCCTAACATGTTCACATTTATTAGTGTTTTAAGGTCTTGTTCTAGTCTGTTGGATTCAGAGTTTGGAAAGCAAGTACATGCTCATATCATAAAAAACAGCAGTGATGGTGATGACTTTGTTGGGACAGCTCTTGTTGACATGTACGCAAAGGCCAGATGCTTGGAAGATGCAGGTGTAGCTTTTGATAGATTGGTTAATCGGGACGTTTTCTCTTGGACAGTCATTATTTCTGGTTATGCACAAACTGATCAAGCAGAAAAGGCTGTTAAGTATTTTCGTCAAATGCAAAGAGAGGGTATAAAGCCAAATGAATACACTCTTGCCAGCTGTTTAAGTGGATGTTCCCATATGGCAACCTTGGAAAATGGGCGGCAACTCCACGCTGTGGCAGTGAAGGCTGGGCATTTTGGTGATATATTTGTTGGTAGTGCACTGGTCGATATGTACGGGAAATGCGGTTGCATGGAACATGCCGAGACAATTTTTAAAGGCTTGATTTCACGGGATATAGTCTCATGGAACACTATTATATCTGGGTACTCGCAACATGGCCAGGGGGAGAAGGCTCTTGAAGCCTTTAGGTTGATGTTATCTGAAGGAATTATGCCTGATGAGGCCACTTTCATTGGTGTTCTTTCTGCATGCAGTTTCATGGGTTTGGTTGAAGAGGGGAAAAAGcgttttgactcgatgagtAAAATATATGGGATTAACCCTTCAATTGAGCATTATGCTTGCATGGTTGATATTCTTGGCCGAGCTGGAAAATTCAATGAGGTCAAGATCTTTATTGAGGAAATGAACCTAACCCCCTATCCCCTGATCTGGGAGACTGTTCTTGGGGCTTGCAAATTGCATGGAAATGTTGACTTTGGTGAAAAAGCTGCTAAGAAACTATTTGAAATGGAACCCATGATGGACTCCAGTTATATATTGCTATCAAACATTTTTGCAAGCAAAGGCAGGTGGGATGATGTAAGAAACATCAGAGCATTGATGACCCTGCGAGGCATTAAAAAAGAACCTGGGTGTAGCTGGGTAGAAATTGATGGTCAAGTTCACGTCTTCTTGTCTCAAGATGGTTCACACcccaaaatgaaagaaatttatGCCAAATTGGACAAGTTGGGGCAAAGTCTGATGTCAATAGGTTATGTGCCAAAAACAGAAGTTGCTCTTCATAATGTCTCtgacaaagaaaaaatggaaCATCTCTACTATCACAGTGAAAGATTGGCTCTTTCCTTTGCTCTTCTAAGCACCGATGCAGTGAAACCAATTCGGATTTTCAAAAATCTACGAATCTGTGAGGATTGCCATGATTTTATGAAGCTTATCTCTGACATCACAAATCAGGAAATAGTTGTCCGTGACATAAAACGGTTCCACCATTTTAAGAGAGGCACCTGCTCTTGTCAGGATCGTTGGTAA